One window of the Methanobrevibacter sp. TMH8 genome contains the following:
- the guaB gene encoding IMP dehydrogenase: protein MYSKKLKEAELGFTYDDFLLVPNASYVEAKDVDTTARVSKNFKLNIPIISSAMDTVTESDMAIALAQEGGVGVIHRNMTLEQQVKEVKKVKMSGDLTIKDVVTITPNSSIATVKHIMDEEAVSGLPVIENEKLVGIISKRDIKPFLNIDTDKKVEDIMTPDVVTIEEPITPSEALDLAYENKVERLPVIRDGKLAGIVTIRDILNHKKYPTAARDKKGRFLVAAATGPFDLERAMALDQAGADILAVDCAHAHNMNVVKFAETIKDNIDADLIMGNIATAEAAEDLIAQGVDGLKVGIGPGSMCTTRIIAGVGVPQLSAISNVADVASEYDVPVIADGGLRYSGDIAKAMGAGADLVMLGNLLAGTYESPGDVVVMNGRKYKQYRGMGSMGAMTGGFGGGADRYFQEIKGHMKHSKLVPEGVEGAVPYKGTVDEVVFQLVGGLKASMGYCGAKNIETMKKVAKFVRITSSGIKESHPHDLMITNESPNYPTLE, encoded by the coding sequence GTGTATTCAAAAAAATTAAAAGAAGCTGAACTTGGATTTACATATGATGATTTTTTACTTGTACCTAATGCATCATATGTAGAAGCAAAAGATGTCGATACAACAGCTAGAGTATCAAAAAATTTCAAATTGAACATTCCGATTATAAGTTCAGCTATGGATACTGTAACAGAATCAGACATGGCAATAGCTTTAGCTCAAGAAGGTGGAGTTGGAGTTATCCATAGGAATATGACTTTAGAACAACAAGTTAAGGAAGTTAAAAAAGTCAAAATGTCTGGTGATTTAACTATAAAAGATGTTGTTACTATTACTCCTAATTCTTCTATAGCAACTGTTAAACATATTATGGATGAAGAAGCAGTTAGTGGGCTTCCTGTAATTGAAAATGAAAAATTAGTTGGAATTATCAGTAAAAGAGATATTAAACCTTTTTTAAATATTGATACTGATAAAAAAGTTGAAGATATAATGACTCCTGATGTAGTAACTATTGAAGAACCAATTACTCCTTCAGAAGCACTTGATTTAGCTTATGAGAATAAAGTTGAAAGACTTCCAGTTATTAGGGATGGTAAATTAGCTGGAATTGTTACTATTAGAGACATTTTAAATCATAAAAAATATCCTACAGCTGCAAGAGATAAAAAAGGAAGATTTTTAGTAGCTGCTGCTACTGGTCCTTTTGATTTAGAACGAGCAATGGCTCTTGATCAAGCTGGAGCAGATATTCTTGCAGTTGATTGTGCGCATGCTCATAATATGAATGTTGTCAAATTCGCTGAAACTATAAAAGATAATATTGATGCTGATCTTATCATGGGTAACATAGCTACTGCCGAAGCTGCTGAAGATTTGATTGCTCAAGGTGTTGATGGATTGAAAGTTGGTATTGGTCCAGGTTCGATGTGTACTACAAGAATCATTGCGGGAGTTGGTGTTCCTCAATTATCAGCTATTTCTAATGTAGCTGATGTAGCTAGTGAGTATGATGTTCCGGTAATTGCTGATGGTGGGCTTCGTTATTCTGGAGATATAGCTAAAGCTATGGGAGCTGGAGCAGATCTTGTAATGCTTGGAAATTTACTTGCAGGTACCTATGAATCTCCTGGAGATGTTGTTGTTATGAATGGAAGAAAATATAAACAATATCGTGGAATGGGTTCAATGGGTGCTATGACTGGTGGTTTTGGTGGTGGTGCTGATAGATACTTCCAAGAGATTAAAGGTCATATGAAACATTCAAAACTTGTTCCAGAAGGAGTAGAAGGTGCTGTTCCATATAAAGGAACTGTTGATGAAGTAGTTTTCCAACTTGTTGGTGGTCTTAAAGCATCTATGGGTTATTGTGGTGCTAAAAACATTGAAACCATGAAGAAAGTAGCTAAATTTGTTAGAATTACTTCTAGTGGTATTAAAGAAAGTCATCCTCATGACCTTATGATTACTAATGAAAGTCCTAATTATCCAACTTTGGAATAA
- a CDS encoding molybdenum cofactor guanylyltransferase, translating into MKNKNIRSAIILCGGMSRRMGEDKGSMKIDEKPMIIYLLEALNSKIDEVILVLNDETRIAKYKSLITDYINNQDTQNNHNNNNNNNNNNFFDFNIKLVEDEIKNKGPLSGIMTGLKTISSNYALVLPCDSPYVSSKFIDYMFITLNEFISSKIDVEGIVPYHKFNYNSNNSNNTKNNSKNNSKNNFNDNFNDKNKNNNKNNKKELLNNSEPLHSIYKKENYFVIKNLLKSDKKEVKSFINIINSYFIPIDDNSNKSSKINEINFKNINYKNDL; encoded by the coding sequence ATGAAAAATAAAAATATTCGCTCTGCTATTATTTTATGTGGAGGTATGAGTAGAAGAATGGGTGAAGATAAAGGATCAATGAAAATTGATGAAAAACCCATGATTATTTATTTGCTTGAAGCTTTAAATTCTAAAATAGATGAAGTTATATTAGTTTTAAATGATGAAACTAGGATAGCTAAATATAAATCTTTAATTACTGATTATATTAATAATCAAGATACTCAAAATAATCATAATAATAATAATAATAATAATAATAATAATTTTTTTGATTTTAATATAAAATTAGTAGAAGATGAAATTAAAAATAAAGGACCTTTATCAGGTATAATGACAGGTCTTAAAACAATATCTTCTAACTATGCATTAGTTTTACCATGTGATTCTCCTTATGTTAGTTCTAAATTCATTGATTACATGTTTATCACTTTAAATGAATTTATAAGTTCTAAAATTGATGTAGAAGGAATTGTTCCTTATCATAAATTTAATTATAATTCTAATAATTCTAATAATACTAAAAATAATTCTAAAAATAATTCTAAAAATAATTTTAATGATAATTTTAATGATAAAAATAAAAATAATAATAAAAATAATAAAAAAGAATTATTAAATAATTCAGAACCTTTACATAGTATTTATAAAAAAGAAAATTATTTTGTTATAAAAAATCTTTTAAAATCTGATAAAAAAGAAGTTAAGTCTTTTATAAATATAATAAATTCTTATTTTATTCCTATTGATGATAATTCTAATAAATCTAGTAAAATAAATGAAATTAATTTTAAAAATATTAATTATAAAAATGATTTATAA